The sequence TATTCCTCTTCCAAATGCCACTGCTACAGATGCTACCTTGGATCTACAGCTGGAAGGTGGAAATTGTTTACTGCCTTTAGGGTCATTGCTTTCTGAAACTTCCTTTGGGTGAGTTAAGTTAGCTTCCATCCTTACAAGAGCTTGAAATCATCACGGCTAGCAGGTAGCAAATATGGTTTTGTTCCTGAAACTCAATTTCCAAAGTCAGAAAGCAGCTACACTGAGAAATGAATGTTGTGTCGAAGCTCATTCTGTGAAATGTGGTGACCTTGTTTACAAGTTCCTTTTTGATAACTTGCAAAGTCCCCCTCCCATGATCTGTTTGCACTCATTGGACCTTTTGAGGTGATTTAACTAATTCACTTGACAAAAGATGAATTGTAGGGGGGGATAAATCCACCcacatcttttttttgttgttgtttttaattatcTCCAGTACATACTACAATaaggacaagggacaggacTGTACAATGGGGAGTTGGAGGAGTGAGCAAGAATGAGCTCTTAACTCATCTGCTCAGGGAATCACAGTCTAACACATTTCTTTAATCGCTCTTACTGAACTTTTCCAAACATGGTGTAAAATCCACTTGTAAGTATAATGTAAGATAAATGATATGAGAAATTCAGACACTTGTCAAATAACCAGTTTCTCCTCATGGGCACTGTACTCTCAAATGCAACAATCAGATTTTCACCAGGTATCCTTAAATGTCACTTCAGATTTATTACTAATTCAGATTCCCATTCTGAATGTGAAACAGAACTTGTAAGTGAATGACTAACACTGGGTTTAGTCAGTAAAGAGAATGGAAACATTTATGCAAATATTATGAGCAAGACAGTGACAAGGGAAAAAGACCTTTGAtaatatttgcaaaagaaatacCTTCTGTCTTCCCCCCTTTTGTTCCTCACTGTATTAATAATTCCAGATAATCACTGTTCTTGaagatacattttaaaatattaaagttttttAGCCCCTTATTCTTAGAAGAGAGAATTGTGTCTGGATGCTGATTATATTTTGATCTCAACTTCTATCAGCTGACTGCCTTTTAAACTCTTTCCTTTGGCACTGGTAACATTAAATTTGTACTACCCTGTTGAAAATAATTCACAATTATGCTTGACAACATAGCACAAGATGGgtattattaaattttattgtaCAAAACCAACAATATATGGCATTccttagaattaaaaaaaacaaaatcaaaacagaattaGTGTCCCTGCAAAAATCTTGTAAATGAAACAATTAATACACAACATTTAGTCCAGCAATGACATTTACCTGCAAGACCATCTTCTGACATGAcacatataattaaaaaaatattccatcaCTTCAAGCAACAGTTTAATTTTCCATGAAATAAGTATTTCTATGAACACTTTATGTTTAgtcaaaacaaatgtttttgaACTTTCTTACCTTAAGAGATATAAGACAACCAGACTGGTTTGGGAATCACCAGAGAAGTCTACACCCACAGGAAAGTCTAGGGCTTGTATTCCACTTGAAAATGcttgtttttataaaaataagtaaTATCAACAAAGTGTTTCCTAACCAAACACTTCTAGCAAACAGATCTTATTTCTATGGTATTTTATTCATCAGTGCAGCACAAGCCTCTTGAGTGTTTTAACTGATACCtcatttctgaattttgaatCTGAATATAGATCCAGGGCAAGGTTTTCATTACTTTTATTCATAAAACCCACCCTTTATTGCACAGGATTTACAAAAGGTCAAACCATGCAAGGTCTCCACTCTGCTTCTCAACAAAAACATAAAGTAAATATCAAAACAGTTCTCCCTTTATCCCAGTGGAAGGAATTACTCCTTGGAATTCTTAATATaaacatgaatttaaaaaagGGAACTAGGGAACTTTATGTTAAATTACAGTTGAGATGTCAATAGCCTTTAAACAATAGTGTTACAAAACCTTCACTACTtgcatttctgaagaaaaaacaatccaaacTAAGAAGTTGTAAGGGAAGCTCATAGCAATTGTGCCAGGAGAGCACAAGCCTATCTTTGCTATGGCCTAAGCTTTGCAAAAGGTGCTTCTCTGCAGGATAAAGTTGCTGTGATAAACTTCGGAGATGGTCCCAGGGCCTAAGTCATCCTCAATGTCTTACACTGTGCTTTCTAGGTGTATTTATCATACACCTAGATTATGCTGCAGTACTGTACATTTTCCATTCTCTTCctccagaagaagaaaaaccttcTGTGCAAgacaaatataatttcaaattagATGTGTACTAAAGACctagttttgaaatatttatttaacatCTAGTCATATAAAATAAAGTGTAAAAGTATGAAGATATCAGAATGTGGCTTTCAGCAAGGCAGTATGGGAAGCAGGAATTCAACATAAACcgggactttttttttccccctttgaaAAGGGTCACAtcagaaaatgaatgaaaaacactgaagaatTTCACTTCAAGCCTGCACTCCTGCCTCATTGTCCTTTTCCCAGGAGGAGAGACCACTGGAAGAATCCTGTTTCAGCTGCGTTGTCCTTTTTGCTCTTGTGCCAGCTGCAGTTGGAACTATGTGCTGCCCTCTCTGGGAGGCAGGGGCGGCTGGGGTGCCTGTGTGCCTGTGGCCGTTTTGATAGAGTTCAGGGTTTTGCTAAACCAAGAGTTTTTGGCAGCTTGGATTTCATTCATAAGGGCTCCTCTCTGGTGCTCCAGCTCCTAAGAAAGCAGAATAGTCAAAATTGATCAAAACCTAATTAATTAACAAAGAAACATCTTCATACTCAGTCCCTGCATTCCGGCACTTCCCTTGCAGTCTCCCAGGCAAGAGAGAAGGGGAGAGAAGACATTCCAACTGCTGAAACAGCACAAGATATTTAGACATACaaataaaatcatctttttaAGACAGAACTCTTTTTCTGAAAGTTCAGATATACAGGCATGCAGGTATATGCTCCCTTTTGGAACAATTTTTTGCATGattcagaataattttggaGTAAACATGAGGTTATAGTGACTATCCTGCTGTACTTGGATTCCACATACCTGAATTTTGCACTTGGCTTCCACAAGCTGCAATTTGGTCTGTGcaagctccagctccatctctCTCAGCTGCTTCTTCAGTGCATCCTTCTCATCATCTGTTTCAATGCCTTTGTTGTCCGTGCTTACAGTAGGCACCTTCAGTGCCCCCTCCTTGCTGAAAATCTCACTGCAGTGTTTGCAGGCCATTACTTTACCCTGAAATACCCAGAAAGCTCATTCTTAATCCATGTTACAGGAGTTGCTGTACTTCCTGGAAGAGCCTTTTTATTTGTCAGACTGTGTCAATCTCAAACCATCTAGTACTGCAGTTTTTATAAATGGCATGAAAAGAATTGGAGTCATTCATTAACAATTTCCAGGGTATGTTAGCCAGTAtaaaaattcctaaaatctACTTAGCATGCTCTAAGCATGGAGACTTTGCTCCTATACCAGAATCTTCTTGCTACCCAAAGCTTTGTAATATTTATGTCAGTACAACTCAGAAGAGTAAATTAAATCTGAGTAGATGAAACAGCTGGCCTGGCTTGCACAGACTGTAACAGGATATTGAGCTATTTCAGCAGAATATAGGAACATtaatcatagaattattttatattattatcaATAACATTAAAAAGTCACTAAAAAGCAACAAATCCAGTTCAGCTTGAGTGCTGAAAAAATATGTAGAAGCTACAGCAGAGGGTAAACAACTCTGCCAACtcagaattattattattattatcattatcattattattattattattaataataataataataaaataataattattattaatagtagtagtagtagtagtatcTATCAAGAAATGTTTACCTCTTATGTAGGTAATCCTGGTAAGGGGTTTAGAGAAGGGAGGGGAGCCCCTGTGGATATTCTGGGGATGGTCCTAACTGTGCCATTCACTTAAACCATTCCACTTAAATTACAGAAACCCAAATATAAACCTTGTCCAATCTGGCCAATTCCAATCCCTCTGTTGTGCACACTTGAGAAACAGCACGTTTTGTCTTTTAgagagtctttttttttttttttttttttttttttttttcagttaatcAAAACATCCATGTAAATACTATTTTCTCTACATTTCTTACCAGAAGTATATATTTtagcagcaaaaagaaaagccaagtTCTAAGTGCACTTCAGTTTGAGAGTTCCACACTGTCTGATGCAAGATAAAGAACCATGAGAGGAAATAAACCCTTTCCTTATTTACATCTGCTGAAGAATGCATGTGTGGCTACTGATGTACTTTAAGCTTCAGCTCATGTTTTGTTCTGTATCCTTGGCATTCAGCAACACTTGTCCCTTATGAAGAGACATTGTTCTCACCTTCACAACTTCCAGTTCATCTTTATTGGCCGCCTGTTGTTTTTCCAGCCTGGTACTCAGCTGGGAACAAATCTGGAGCAGAGAAAGAAGTCTCTTAGCTCAAGTTTACTCTGCTAAAGTAGAATTTGTACATTTTAACAATGTTTTTTGCTAGAACCAACATTTCTTAAATTGTCCCTCACTCAGGTATTTGGATTCCCTTTAACAACTCCACTGCTGCTGCTAATGATAAAAACCCAGCAGTATTCAATACACAACCAGAACATAGTGACAGGGACATTTTATGGCTGAGTTAGTTTATGATTTTTATACTGCATTATGTCACAAAGTACAGAAGCATTCAGCCTACAGTACAAAAATTAGCTGAAAGAAAGGTTATTCCTGACTGCCTAATTAGGAAAGCCACATGAAGATTTATGACAAATTACAACATTGCGCCCCCAAAGCCTGAAATGTGGAGCTTATTTGAAGGATAAGATCTGCAATGCTGAATATTCAGCTCTTGTAACAGgttgaaagaagaaatatgagAGAGGGTCTCTGGAATGGTACCTGTTTATACTCTGCAATGATGGCAGTGGTTTTCTTGATCTCAGATTCTGCTTTCTCCAACTGCTTCCTGAAGACTTCCTTCAGCTAGGAATTAAAGTTACACAGTACACTGACAGAGCTTCTCAAAATGTGTCATCAGGTTGTTTTCTTCATGTCTCGCTGTGCTTAAAGCAGGTCTACAGTTGCTTCTTATGAAATTCCAGTTCTCAGACAAGTGTCTGATTGACTCAGTTTACAAATACTGATTATATCAGTGATAACCAAAGAAGTGTATGCTGTGACCCTTTATCCCTGGTTAGAGAATGCTCCTGTAACTTAATTCCCATTCTCTGTGTTAAATGGTGATGAATCTAGGTCCACAGAAAAAAGCATTACTATTAAGTGGGGCTTACTGATTTAGTTTTTCTGCACACTGTCACAGCAGGTTTGGCTagattgtttgtttgtttggaaatGGCTCAAGAAGTAGAATCTCTCAACACTATCACTGTCATCTCCataataggagaaaaaaaatctgtttgggTCTAGGACACTATGTGAAAACACAGCTAACTCATCTCTCCTTCAGAACCACTCCACTTGAAGAGTCCTTTCAGTAGGAAAAAAGCCTCACTGTTACATTTATGGCAGAGAGCTCCATTTTAGAGAGACACAACAAATGAACATTAATTGTTGCAGTCACTGTTGACAAatagaaaaaatcaaaatcagagtATCACTTTTGAAACATACACATTAGATATATAGGATTACAGGATGAAGACTAAGTATTTTGCAGCTGAGTATGAAGCCAGGTCTAGATAGCAAAATTCTCCCAATCCCTACCCGTTCTTCTGCTCTTGGGTCTAGCTTCAGGCAGGAACACTATTTAAGTGATCCAGGAGCTGAATCCAGAATAGGCTCTTACAAGGCAACAACTCCTCTGGTTCCTTCATTTAGATATTTAAGAGGTCTGATCACATCTCCTTAGCTTGACATTGCTCACCACCAGTGGCAACAATCGTTACAATACTTGGAAGAGGATAAGCTATGAAAAACTTAACATTCAGAgctcaagtaaaaaaaaacactgaaaactgtactttgaaaaaaattacactggcactataaaattttaaatgaaactgcATTTTGAGGACAAAATCCTTTTTGTAATTGCAACTCATCCACACTTTTCTGCATAtaatttttcttgcatttaCTAACTAAATGGAAAAAGCTGTGGAATGCCTTACCTGAGCAGcttcctcttcctgcttccttttctcttcctcagtCTCCACTAGCTTCTGTTTGGTCAGGAGGAGCTCCTTGTT is a genomic window of Oenanthe melanoleuca isolate GR-GAL-2019-014 chromosome 8, OMel1.0, whole genome shotgun sequence containing:
- the RABGAP1L gene encoding rab GTPase-activating protein 1-like isoform X4, which translates into the protein MEEGVPCKSPAAKLTPPAKKSQDMHEERSKLVNEYACRVLELLGMGHRLFVPRLLATSKEDLLQADFEGALKFFRVQLPKRYRAEENARRLMEQACNIKVPTKKLKKYEREYQTMRESQLQQEDPMDRYKRENRRLQEASMRLEQENDDLAHELVTSKIALRNDLDQAEDKADVLNKELLLTKQKLVETEEEKRKQEEEAAQLKEVFRKQLEKAESEIKKTTAIIAEYKQICSQLSTRLEKQQAANKDELEVVKGKVMACKHCSEIFSKEGALKVPTVSTDNKGIETDDEKDALKKQLREMELELAQTKLQLVEAKCKIQELEHQRGALMNEIQAAKNSWFSKTLNSIKTATGTQAPQPPLPPREGST
- the RABGAP1L gene encoding rab GTPase-activating protein 1-like isoform X5 produces the protein MMEEISIVVAYDAHVFGQLCDEDFLANLVAVSKPKAMVPTKKLKKYEREYQTMRESQLQQEDPMDRYKRENRRLQEASMRLEQENDDLAHELVTSKIALRNDLDQAEDKADVLNKELLLTKQKLVETEEEKRKQEEEAAQLKEVFRKQLEKAESEIKKTTAIIAEYKQICSQLSTRLEKQQAANKDELEVVKGKVMACKHCSEIFSKEGALKVPTVSTDNKGIETDDEKDALKKQLREMELELAQTKLQLVEAKCKIQELEHQRGALMNEIQAAKNSWFSKTLNSIKTATGTQAPQPPLPPREGST
- the RABGAP1L gene encoding rab GTPase-activating protein 1-like isoform X6, which codes for MVESCIWSVILQERENRRLQEASMRLEQENDDLAHELVTSKIALRNDLDQAEDKADVLNKELLLTKQKLVETEEEKRKQEEEAAQLKEVFRKQLEKAESEIKKTTAIIAEYKQICSQLSTRLEKQQAANKDELEVVKGKVMACKHCSEIFSKEGALKVPTVSTDNKGIETDDEKDALKKQLREMELELAQTKLQLVEAKCKIQELEHQRGALMNEIQAAKNSWFSKTLNSIKTATGTQAPQPPLPPREGST